From the genome of Segatella hominis, one region includes:
- a CDS encoding chromate transporter, protein MIFLQLFIVFLQIGIFGFGGGYSMISLIQGQVVTQYHWMTMQEFTDVVAISQMTPGPIGINTATYCGYTAVHNAGMNGMMAVLGSATATFALVLPSFVLMILISKMLYKYMNTSMVQSIFIGLRPCIVGLVGAAALLLMTPENFSTPENPWHFYISIALFFATFIGVKVMKINPIRMILYSAFAGLVLLY, encoded by the coding sequence ATGATATTTCTTCAACTTTTCATCGTATTCCTTCAGATAGGCATCTTCGGATTCGGAGGTGGCTACTCCATGATTTCCCTGATTCAGGGACAGGTAGTGACGCAGTATCATTGGATGACGATGCAAGAGTTTACCGATGTGGTGGCCATCTCACAGATGACACCGGGACCTATCGGTATCAACACCGCCACCTATTGTGGCTATACTGCTGTCCACAATGCAGGCATGAACGGCATGATGGCAGTACTCGGAAGTGCCACGGCCACCTTCGCCCTGGTTCTCCCCTCTTTCGTCTTGATGATTCTGATCAGCAAAATGCTGTATAAATATATGAACACATCAATGGTGCAGAGCATCTTCATCGGTTTGCGCCCATGCATCGTGGGTCTGGTAGGCGCCGCAGCCCTGCTCCTGATGACTCCAGAGAATTTCTCTACTCCAGAGAATCCCTGGCATTTCTACATCTCCATCGCCCTCTTCTTCGCCACCTTTATCGGCGTGAAAGTAATGAAGATCAATCCGATAAGAATGATACTCTACTCGGCTTTCGCCGGGCTGGTATTACTATATTAA